The Candidatus Hydrogenedentota bacterium genomic sequence GCCGTTCCAGCAACTTAACTTTTCTGCTCTTTCGTGCCATCGAAGTCGTTTCCCGATCGCGTCGCGCCGCGTACTAGGCCGCGCGAACGCGCTGTTGCACCAGGGCCCACCGGTTACTTGGCGCCGGCCTTGCCCACTTTACGACGCACATGCTCGGTCGAGTAACGCACGCCCTTGCCCTTGTACGGTTCGGGTTTGCGGATGGCGCGAATGTTCGCGGCCACCTGCCCGACCAGTTCCTTGTCGATGCCGGAAACCCGGATCGTCTGCGGGGTATCCACAGCAAAGGCAATCCCTTCCGGCGGCTCGACGGTCACCGGATGGCTGTAGCCGAGCGCCAGGTTAAGGTTCCGGCCCTGCAGCGAGGCGCGGTACCCCACGCCTTCGATAAGCAGCGTCTTCTCGAAGCCCTGTGTCACGCCGACAATCATGTTGTGGACGAGCGCCCGCGTCAGGCCGTGGACGGCGCGGTCCTCGCGCGCGTCGCTCGGCCGCGTAACGTGGATTTCCTTGTCTTCGAGCGTAATCTTCATGCGCGGCACAAATTCGCGTTCCAGCGTTCCCTTCGGGCCTTTGACCTTCAGGCAAGCGCCCTTCACTTCGCAGGTCACGCCATCCGGAATGGGCACCGGCAGTCTACCGATTCGCGACACGGTTCACTTCCTTTCCTTGCTTGCCCGGCCTTACCAGACCTCGCAGATGAGCTCGCCGCCGACGCCCGCCTTGCGCGCGTCTTTGCCGGTCATCACGCCGCTGGATGTGCTGAGAATTGAAATGCCGAGTCCGCTGCGGACAGGCTTGATATCCTTCGTGCGCACATACACGCGCAGGCTGGGCCTGCTGATGCGCCGCAGACCCTGGAGCACCGGGCTGCGGTCCGGCAGGTACTTGAGCGTGATACGCAGTCGGCCTGGCCCGATATCCTCCACGATCTCGAAATCCTTGATGAAGCCTTGTTCCTTCAGTACGCGGCAGATTTCGAGCTTCAGGCCGGACGCCGGGCATTCCACGACGCCTTGCTGCGCCAGGATGGCGTTGCGCAGGCGCGTCAGCAAATCGGCAATGGGATCACTCATAGCCATGATACTGTCTACCTTTCCTCACCAGCTCGACTTTTTCACGCCGGGCAACTTGCCTTCGAGCGCCAGTTCACGCAAGGCTATCCGGGACAGGCGGAATTTGCGGTAGTAGCCCCGGGGACGGCCCGATAGGGCACACCTGTTACGGTAGCGCACCGGGCTCGAGTCGCGGGGCAGCCGCGCCAGTTTGCGGTAGGCCTCCTGCCGCTGTTCCATGGTCGACGCGGGATTCTTGATGATGGCGAGCAGTTCTCGGCGCTTGCCGCGATACTGGTTCACCAGCTTCGTTATCCGCTTTACCTGTTCAATCTTGCATTTCTTCGCCAAGGTGCTACTCCTTGTGCTGCCGGTTTGTCTGCCTAATTGCTGAACGGCATCCCGAGTTGGCGCAACAACTCGCGGCTTTCTTCCGGGGACTTGCTGTTCTTGATCACGAACGTGATGTTCATGCCGCGCACTTTCGTGATCTTGTCTATATTGATTTCTGGGAATATGGTCTGCTCGCGCAGACCGAGGGTGAAATTCCCGAACTTGTCAAAACCGCGCGGCGAAATGCCGCGAAAGTCGCGGATACGCGGGATCGCCACGTTGAACAGCCGGTCCATGAACTCGTACATGCGGTTGCCGCGCAGCGTGACCATGCAGCCGACCTGCGCGCCCGCGCGCAGCTTGAAGTTCGAAATGGACCGCCGCGCCTTGCGGATGCAGCCTTTCTGCCCCGTGATGACGCCCAATTCGGTCAGCGCGGTTTCGAGCAAGCGCAGGTCCTGGGTCGCGTCGCCGACGCCCATGTTGACGACGACTTTCTCGACCTTCACCGCCTGCATGACGTTCTTGTAGCCGAACTGCTCGCGCATGCGCGGCAGAATCTCGTTTGCGTAGCGTTCTTTGAGTCTTGGTGCCACAGTAGCGCTCCTCCTCACCGCTTATCGTTGAGGGTTTCGCCGTTAATTTGGAAGATCCGCACGCGGCTGCCGTCTTCCAGCCGTTTCATCACGATCTTGGACGGCGCCTTGGCCGATTCACACCACGGCATGACGTTTGAGAGGTGTATCGGCGCTTCACGTTCGACGATACCGCCCTGCTGATTGCGGCTGCTCGCCTTGGTGTGGCGCTTGATGACATTCACGCCTTCGACCAACAGCCGTTCCTTCTTCGGATACATGGCCAGTACGCGACCCCGGCGGCCTTTGTATTTGCCGCGGATCACCACGACCGTATCGTTCTTGCGGATATGCATGACCTTTACCCTCTACAGCACTTCGGGCGCCAGGGACAGGATCTTGGTGAACCCCTTGGCGCGCAATTCCCTGGGCACGGGCCCGAACACGCGCGTGCCGCGCGGCTCCGGTTCGTTGCCCTTGTTCTTCTTGTCCAGGTTGACCAGAACGGCGGCGTTCGAATCGAAGCGGATCGTCGTGCCGTCCGCGCGCTTCGTGTCCTGACGCATGCGCACGATGACCGCTTTCACCACGTCGCCCTTCTTGATCGCGGCGTTCGGCAGCGCGTCTTTCACCGTCGCGGTGACGATGTCACCGAGCCCGCCGTAACGCCGCTTCGACCCGCCCATAATTTGAATGATGCGGATTCGCCGGGCGCCGCTGTTGTCCGCCACCTTCAGTCGCGAATAAATCTGAATCATGGCCCTTGTACCTTCTCGCCGCTGGGGCGTCGCCGCTCCTGCGTCAATCTGCGCGTTTCACGATTTCTGCCAGACGCCACCGCTTCGTCTTGCTGAGCGGCCGCGTCTCCACAATCCGCACCGTGTCGCCCACGTGGCACTCGTTGCGCTCGTCATGGGCTTTGAACTTCTTCGTCCGCTTGATGCCCTTCTTGTAGAGGGCGTGCTGCTTCAGCGATTCCACGACGACCGTAATCGTCTTGTCCATGCGGTCGCTGGCCACTACGCCAACCCGCTCTTTCCGGTATGCGTCTGCCATGGTTGCTATTTCCTCTTCTCGGCGGCGAGGTCCCGTTCCCGCAGCACCGTCTTGATGCGCGCGATCTCCTTGCGCGCCTCGCGCACGGATCGCACATTTTCGACGATCTCGGTCGTGGCCTGGACGCGGTAGGCGAGCAGGTCGCGCTGGCGCTTGCCCAGCCGTTCCTGCAGCTGCTCGCCGGTCATTTCACGCAATTGATTCGCTTTCACTCGCCGGCCTCCTCTAGTCGCGCTTCACGAACTTGGTCGGGATCGGCAGTTTGTGCCCGGCGAGGCGAATGGCCTCGCGCGCGATACCCTCGGTCACACCTTCGATCTCGAACATGACGCGGCCCGGCTTCACAACGGCCACCCACTCTTCGGGCGCGCCCTTGCCTTTACCCATGCGCACTTCTGCGGGCTTTTTCGTGATGGGTTTATCCGGAAATACCCGAATCCAGATCTTCCCGCCGCGCTTCACGTAGCGCGTCATGGCGATACGGGCCGCTTCAATCTGGCGCGCCGTGACCCAGCCGTCACGCATCGCCTTGAGTCCATACTCGCCAAAATCCACCGAAATGCCGCCCTTACTCTTGCCCGAACGGCGGCCGCGCTGCTGCTTGCGGTACTTGACTCGCTTCGGCATCAACATCGTGTGACTTCTCCTATCGCGCCGATTCGCGGCCCGCGCCTGAGCGTTCGCCGCGTTCGCCACGCTCGCCACGCTCGCCCCGGTCGCCGCGGCGCGCGTGCGGGGCGGCCTGACCGCCAACCGTCGTCACCATTTCACCGGGCGCCAGTTCGCCGTGGTAGATCCAGCACTTCACGCCAATGGTGCCGTAGGTGGTCCGGGAAATCGCGAAACCGTAGTCCACGTTGGCGCGCAACGTGTGCAGCGGCACACTGCCTTCGCGGGCCTGCTCGGACCGGGCGATTTCCGCGCCGTTCAGGCGGCCCGCCACGCGAAGGCGGATACCTTTCGCGCCCAGCCGCATCGTATTCTGGATCGCCTTTTTCATCGCGCGCCGGAAGGACACGCGGCGTTCCAACTGCTGCGCGATGCTCTCGGCGACAAGCATGGCGCTCAATTCGGGGCTGAGCACCTCATGGATGTTGATCAGCAGTTCACGCCCCGTCAGCTGCTCGAGTTCGTAG encodes the following:
- the rplF gene encoding 50S ribosomal protein L6 — its product is MSRIGRLPVPIPDGVTCEVKGACLKVKGPKGTLEREFVPRMKITLEDKEIHVTRPSDAREDRAVHGLTRALVHNMIVGVTQGFEKTLLIEGVGYRASLQGRNLNLALGYSHPVTVEPPEGIAFAVDTPQTIRVSGIDKELVGQVAANIRAIRKPEPYKGKGVRYSTEHVRRKVGKAGAK
- the rpsH gene encoding 30S ribosomal protein S8; the protein is MAMSDPIADLLTRLRNAILAQQGVVECPASGLKLEICRVLKEQGFIKDFEIVEDIGPGRLRITLKYLPDRSPVLQGLRRISRPSLRVYVRTKDIKPVRSGLGISILSTSSGVMTGKDARKAGVGGELICEVW
- the rpsN gene encoding 30S ribosomal protein S14, with amino-acid sequence MAKKCKIEQVKRITKLVNQYRGKRRELLAIIKNPASTMEQRQEAYRKLARLPRDSSPVRYRNRCALSGRPRGYYRKFRLSRIALRELALEGKLPGVKKSSW
- the rplE gene encoding 50S ribosomal protein L5 — protein: MAPRLKERYANEILPRMREQFGYKNVMQAVKVEKVVVNMGVGDATQDLRLLETALTELGVITGQKGCIRKARRSISNFKLRAGAQVGCMVTLRGNRMYEFMDRLFNVAIPRIRDFRGISPRGFDKFGNFTLGLREQTIFPEINIDKITKVRGMNITFVIKNSKSPEESRELLRQLGMPFSN
- the rplX gene encoding 50S ribosomal protein L24; the encoded protein is MHIRKNDTVVVIRGKYKGRRGRVLAMYPKKERLLVEGVNVIKRHTKASSRNQQGGIVEREAPIHLSNVMPWCESAKAPSKIVMKRLEDGSRVRIFQINGETLNDKR
- the rplN gene encoding 50S ribosomal protein L14, which encodes MIQIYSRLKVADNSGARRIRIIQIMGGSKRRYGGLGDIVTATVKDALPNAAIKKGDVVKAVIVRMRQDTKRADGTTIRFDSNAAVLVNLDKKNKGNEPEPRGTRVFGPVPRELRAKGFTKILSLAPEVL
- the rpsQ gene encoding 30S ribosomal protein S17, which gives rise to MADAYRKERVGVVASDRMDKTITVVVESLKQHALYKKGIKRTKKFKAHDERNECHVGDTVRIVETRPLSKTKRWRLAEIVKRAD
- the rpmC gene encoding 50S ribosomal protein L29, with protein sequence MKANQLREMTGEQLQERLGKRQRDLLAYRVQATTEIVENVRSVREARKEIARIKTVLRERDLAAEKRK
- the rplP gene encoding 50S ribosomal protein L16, whose product is MLMPKRVKYRKQQRGRRSGKSKGGISVDFGEYGLKAMRDGWVTARQIEAARIAMTRYVKRGGKIWIRVFPDKPITKKPAEVRMGKGKGAPEEWVAVVKPGRVMFEIEGVTEGIAREAIRLAGHKLPIPTKFVKRD
- the rpsC gene encoding 30S ribosomal protein S3, whose amino-acid sequence is MGQKVHPNGFRLGVIQNWSSIWYAGRNYADLLHEDLKLRDYIKKRLHNTGVAKIDIERAGRKAKVHIYTARPGLVIGQRGQEVDKLRYELEQLTGRELLINIHEVLSPELSAMLVAESIAQQLERRVSFRRAMKKAIQNTMRLGAKGIRLRVAGRLNGAEIARSEQAREGSVPLHTLRANVDYGFAISRTTYGTIGVKCWIYHGELAPGEMVTTVGGQAAPHARRGDRGERGERGERGERSGAGRESAR